AATCCTTTCTTTGGCCGCTTTAAAAACAAATAAGGCTTGAATGCATTGAAATACGTGTGTTTCAGCTTTTTTCATTATGCTTAAAACAATGCATAAAGTTATTGCTTTGTGGCTTCTATAAAAATATTTCATTTTTATAATAAATACAAATTCTAAATATATAAAAAAATCATTAGTCAAATCAGCTCCCGTATAAATTAAATTCTCAGTTTGAATCAGATGGAAACTCAGTATTTTAGCATATATTTTTAATAAAAGGATGATAATCCTTTTTAAAATATGTTAATATGTAATTACTAAATTTATGGAGGCTAAAATGTTTAAAGCTGCAATATTTGATCTGGACGGTACATTAATGAATTCGGCTAAAGATTTAGAAAGGTCCTGTAACTATGCCTTATCTAAATTTAACCTTCCAAAGATTGATTCTCAAAAGTATATGTTAATGCTTGGTTTAGGACGAGTTAAATCAATTGAAATAATAGTAAATGAATTTTTTGGATCTGAACAGGATGAAATAGTCAAAAAATTTCTTATATACTTCAATAAATTTTATGATGTTCATATGATGGACAACACAAAACCCTTTAATGGTGTTATTGAAATGTTGGACAAATTAAATTCTAGTAATATTATAACGGCTATTTTGTCAAATAAACCGCATAATTTTACCTTAAAGCTTTGTAAGCATTTTTTTGGCAATAAAATCCAGCTTGTATCCGGACTAAAAGAAGGTTATAAAGCAAAGCCTGACCCTGCATCTTTGATTGAAATAATAAATGACCTTGGATTAAAAAAAGAAGAGTGCATTTACATTGGTGACACTGAAGTTGATATAAATACAGCTAAAAATGCAGGCACAAAATCATTGGGTGTTACATGGGGCTTTAGATCGCGCGAATCTTTAGAACGTGAAGAAGCTGATTATATTGCTTCTGATATCTCTGAAATGACCGACATTATCCTATCATAGCTCCAAATACCTAACAACCTAGCTTAACACAGATATAATCATAATTAAAAAAACGTCTTTCTTTCGGAATACTGAAAGAAAGACGTTTAACATTTATTTTATTTTTTCAAGCATTTTTTCAAATTCTTCTTCTTGTTCTACAACATACGCATCTCTCTTAGCATAGTGCGTATGAAGCAGTTTATGAGATAAATGTCCGTTTGGTTCTTTAAGGAATTCTTCGTACAGCTTCATCACTTCAGGATTTTTATGTGATTTTCTGAGAGGAAGTGATTTATCAAGCTCGTACAGTGCATCTGCTCTTTTTATTTTTGGATTTACTTCAAGTCTTTCCTTAGCAGATACGTGAGACTGGCCGCCTCCGTGGACGCATCCTCCCGGACATGCCATTACCTCTATGAAATGATACTGCTTTTCGCCGGATTTTACTGATTCCAGAACTTTTGCCGCATTTGCAGTTCCATGTGCAACAGCAACTTTCACCTCTGTATCTTTTCCGTCTATAGGAAGAACCACTGATGCTTCCTTCACTCCTTCGATACCTCTTACACCTTTATATTCAATGTCATCTAAATCTTTTCCTGTCAATATATCCGCAACAGTTCTAAGTGCTGCTTCCATTACTCCACCTGTTGCTCCAAATATCGCACCGGCACCTGTATATTCGCCCAATATGCTGTCAGGCTGCTCATCTGGAAGATTTTTAAAGTTAATTCTTGCCTGTTTTATCATATCTCCCAGTTCTCTTGTTGTAAGAGAAAAATCTACATCTCGAACACCGTCGACTTCCATTTCAGGCCTGTTAGCCTCAGTTTTCTTTGAAGTACAAGGCATTATAGATACACATACCATTTTTTCCGGATCAATTCCCATTTTTTCTGCATAATACGATTTTACAATAGCACCAAACATTTGCTGAGGCGATTTGCAAGTTGAAAGATTATCAAGAAAATCAGGATAATTTATTTCACAGAAACGAATCCATCCCGGTGAGCATGACGTTATCATAGGAAGTTTTCCGCCGTTTTTAACTCTGCTTAAAAGCTCTGTTCCTTCCTCCAATATTGTAAGGTCTGCAGAAAAGTTAGTATCAAATACCTTGTCATATCCAAGTCTTCTCAAGGCCGCAACCATTTTACCCGTAACGTCTGTTCCCACAGGATACCCAAACTCTTCGCCCAAAGATGCTCTTACACCCGGAGCTGTCTGTACAACAACGTATTTATCAGGATTATCTATTGCATCCCACACATCATCTATATAGGTTCTTTCACGAAGCGCCGCAACCGGACATGCCTGTATGCACTGTCCGCAATATACGCATGGCACATCTTTCATGCTATATCCAAATGCCGGGGCAACTTCAGTATTAAATCCTCTTTTTGTAAAATCAAGAATCCCTATTCCCTGAACGTCTCTGCATGTGCTTACACACCTTCCGCAAAGTATGCACTTTGATGCATCTCTGATGATTGAATGTGAAAGATTATCAATTTTAGATTCTCTTTTTTCTCCCTGGAATTCTATGTCTTTAATCCCCAGCTCATCACATAATTTTTGAAGTTCACAAGTTCCGTTTCTCAAGCATGTCAGACATTCTCTGTTGTGATTTGCAAGAATTAATTCAACATTCATTCTAACTGCATTTCTAACCTTTGCAGTATTTGTTCTAACGTTCATTCCATCCTGTACCTTCAGAACACAAGAAGCAGGAAGATTCCTCATTGGAACTCCTTTTATATCAACTTCTACCACGCATACTCTGCATGCAGCTACTTCATTTATGTCTTTCAAGAAACACAGTGTAGGTATATCTATTCCAGCCTCTTTGGCTGCCATTAATACAGTGTAGTCCTTAGGTACACTTACCTGTATCCCGTTTATAGTTACATTCACTTTATCCATATTTAACACCAGCCTTTCTTATTTCTTGATGATGGCATGGAATGTACAAGCATCCATACATGAACCGCATTTAATACATTTATCCTGATCGATAACATGAACTTCTTTAACCTTACCTTCAATTGCTCCAACCGGACAAATTCTTGAACATTTTGTACAGCCTCTGCAATCCATTGTTATAATATATTTTAACAGTGATTGACATACACCTGAAGGACATCTTTTCTCAACTACATGTGCTTCATATTCATCTCTGAAATATTTCAATGTTGAAAGCACCGGATTTGGAGCAGTCTGTCCCAAGCCGCAAAGAGATGTTTCTTTAATGTTCATTGCAAGCTTTTCCAGTCTGTCTAAATCCTCCATTGTTCCTTTTCCTTCTGTAATTTTATCAAGAATTTCAAGCATTCGCTTTGTTCCTTCTCGGCACGGTGTACATTTGCCGCATGATTCGTCGACTGTGAAATCAAGGAAAAACCTGGCTATATCAACCATACAATTATCTTCATCCATAACAATCATACCTCCGGAGCCCATCATTGAGCCCACAGCGATTAAATTGTCATAATCTATAGGTATATCCAAGTGATCTTTCGTCAAGCATCCGCCTGAAGGTCCTCCAGTCTGAACTGCCTTAAATTCTTTACCGTTTGGACAACCGCCTCCAATATCATATATAACTTCTTTTAAAGTTGTTCCCATAGGAACTTCAACAAGGCCGGTATTATTAATTTTTCCTCCCAGGGCAAATACTTTCGTCCCTGGCGATTTTTCTGTACCGAAGCTTCTGAACCATTCAGGTCCGTTAAGAACTATCTGAGGTACATTTGCCAACGTTTCTACATTGTTTATAATTGTAGGTTTTCCCCACAATCCTTTATTAGCCGGGAAAGGAGGCTTATTTCTTGACATTCCTCTTTTTCCTTCAATAGACTGCATTAATGCAGTTTCTTCCCCACAGACAAACGCTCCTGCGCCAAGTCTTATTTCTATATCAAAATCAAAATCTGTTCCAAATAGATTTTTTCCTAAAAGTCCAAGTTCTTTTGCCTGTTTAATTGCAACTTCTAACCTGTGAACGGCTATGGGATATTCTGCTCTCACATATATAAATCCTTTTGTAGCACCTATTGCATATCCGGCTATTGCCATTGCTTCCAATACTGCATGAGGGTCGCCCTCCAAAACGCTTCTGTCCATAAATGCTCCAGGATCACCTTCATCAGCATTACATATAACATATTTTTGATCAGCTTTATTAGGTGCAGCAAAACTCCATTTCATCCCCGTGGAGAACCCTGCTCCTCCTCTTCCTTTTAGCCCTGAATCTTTTACAAGTTTAACAACTTCTTCAGGAGTCATTTCGGTGAGCACCTTACCAAGTGCCATATAACCATCCCTTGCAATATACTCCTGAACATTTTCCGGATTTATTAATCCGCAGTTTCTCAATGCCACTCTTTTTTGTTTTTTATAAAATCCAACCTCACTAAGAGGTGTAATTTGCTCATTTTTAGCACTTTCATCAAACAGGTACTTACGGACAATCCTTCCTTTTAACAAATGTTCTTCAACTATTTCATCAACTCTGTCAACCGTCATTCTTGCATAAAAAGTACCTTCTGGATAAATAATAACAACCGGTCCTTCTTCACAAAGTCCGAAACATCCGGTAACTACAACCTGCACTTCGTTATCTAAATTAACTTCTTTTATTTTTTCTTCAAATCTCTCTCTAATTAAAGCTGATTTAGAAGAACTGCATCCTGTTCCGCCGCAAACCAAGACATGTGATCTGAAAATTTTCATAGTTTCTCCTCCATTTCTTAAGAACTGCTATTCAGCACCTATTGTATATTCACGTACAATGTTGTTGTTTGCTAAATGCTCTGATACAATTCTCTTTGCTTTTTCAGGATTTACATGAATGTATGTTACCTTTTCCTTACCCGGAGCATAAACTTCAACTATCGGCTCATATGTGCACATGCCTATACAGCCTGTCTGAACTACCTGCACGTTTTTTAGATTTCTTTTAGCAACTTCTTCAACCAGTGTTGTCAAAACAGGCCTTGCTCCTGCGGAAATACCGCAAGTTGCCATTCCTACAACAACCCTGATATCCTTATCTGAATTTCGCATTTCAACATTTTTAATCGCTTCTTCTCTTAACTTTTTTAATTCTTCTAAAGATTTCATAATATGCCTCCTATGCCTTGTATTTAGATAATATTTCAGGTATTTTTTTAGGTTCAAGCTTGCCGTACACATCACCGTCTATCATCATTACAGGAGCAAGGCCGCAGCACCCCAAGCACCTTGTAGCTTCAAGCGTAAATAAATTGTCTGATGTCGTTCCTCCTACAGCCACATCCAGTTCTTTAGATAACTTGTCCAAAACCTGTTGCGCACCCTTTACATAACATGCTGTCCCGAGACATACACCTATTGTATGCTTGCCTTTGGGTTCAATGGAAAACTGCGTATAGAAGGTCGCAACACCAAAAACCTCTGCTAGGGGAATATCAAGCTCATGTGATATAAACTTTTGAACTTCAATTGGCAGATAACCAAAAATTTTCTGTGCCTCATGCAACGTTTGCATTAAAACACCTTGAGTGTCTCTAATTGAATCAATACACTCTTTAAGCATTATAAACTGTTTTTCGTTGGCTTTTACATCAAGACCTTTAATCAAAATAATAACCTCCCTACATTTTACGCAAATATATACAACATTATATAAAATTGTTAACATAATGTCAATCATTAATCTTAATTAATATTAATACAAGTTTTTAACAAAATCGCTAATTCAAATTTTTGTTAATATTCCATATGTTGTACCACATATATAATTATTTTTATCATACTTAAATTGTTAAATTTTCTTCAATTTTTAGTATTTTTTGTAAAACAGCTTCTCGTGTTATCGTTTTCAAATATTATATCACATTCCATCTCTTTATGCATTAAATATTTATAATTAAAATTTGGCATATAAAAAAACCACTGCTCTCATGCAGTGATTATTCTTCTATTTTTAATAGATCAAGTATTCTGTTTAAATCGTCGTTGTTTATGTACTCTATCTCTATTTTCCCTTTATTTTTAGCTTTTTTTATATTAACTTTAGAAGAAAACCGTTCAGTCAACATTTCTTCAACATAAACAATGTATTTATCCTTTTCAGGATAAACTTTTCGTCTTGTTTTTTTAGAATTCCTTACTAAATTTTCAACTTCCCTGACACTTAGGTTATCTTTTATTATTTTATCTGTCATTGCTACTTGCTTATCAGGAGAAAGACTCAGCATTGCCCTGCCGTGACCCGCTGAAATTTCATTTGATACAATTTTATTTTTTACATATTCATCAAGTTTTGACAGCCTCATTATATTGGTAACATACACTCTTGACTTTCCAACAATATTTGAAACTTCTTCTTGTGTTATACCATAGTGCTGCATAACAAATTCATATGCATTTGCCTCATCAATTGGGTTTAAATCCTCTCGCTGTATATTTTCAATCAGCGCAATTTCTGAAGCATTTTTATTTTCTATATCTCTCACAATGCAGGGTATATTTTTAATACCGGCATTTTTACATGCTCTCCATCTTCTTTCTCCTGCAATGATGGCATAAAAATCTCCGTCTTTTCTAACAATTATAGGCTGTATAATTCCATACTTTTTAATGGACTCTGTCAGCTCATCAAGCTTGTCTTGTTCAAATATTTTTCTGGGCTGATTTGGATTCGGACATATTAAGTTCGTATCAATTTCTTTAATTCTCTGATTATCTTCTTTTTCCAGATCTTCCGGTATCAATGCCGACAAACCTCTGCCCAAGGCTTTTCTTTTTGCTGCTGCCATATTGTCCTCCCTAATTGTTTTTAATTAATTCTTCAGATAGCTTTATATATGCTTCGCTTCCCTTTGAATTTACATCATAGAGCATTATGGGCTGACCAAAGCTTGGTGCTTCAGCTAACCTTACATTTCTTGGTATCACAGTTTTGTATACTTTATTTTTAAAATATTTCTTCACTTCTTCCACTACCTGAGCAGATAAGTTTGTTCTTCCGTCATACATATTAAGAAGAACTCCTTCTATATCAAGTTTTGGATTTAATGTTTTTCTGACAAGTTTCACTGTATCTATAAGCTGTCCTACACCTTCCAATGAGTAATATTCACATTGAATTGGTATAAGTACTGTGTTTGAAGCTGTAAGTGCATTCAATGATAATAAACCAAGTGACGGAGGGCAGTCTATAATTATAAAATCATAACTTTTATCAATTAAATTTATTTTTTCTTTTAATGTTTTTTCTCTGTACTTCGTATTCGTAAGCTCTATTTCCGCTCCGGCAAGTTGTATGTTCGATGGAATTAAATCAAGATTTTCTACTTCTGTGGCATACACTATCTTATTTATGTCAAAATTCTCAATCAACACATCATAAATCGTATTTTCAAGACTGTTTTTATCTACGCCAAAACCGCTTGTTGAGTTACCCTGCGGATCTATATCAATGCTGAGAACTTTCTTACCCTTGAGAGCCAACGCAGTACATAGATTTACATTTGTCGTTGTCTTACCCACACCGCCTTTTTGGTTGAATACACTTATCACTTTAGCCACTTAATCACCTTCTACAAACTTTTTTTAGGAATTTTAACCTTTATTTCTATGAAGTCTTCCGACTCCCCCTGTTCGAATTTTGCGTCTATACCGGTTTTGACAATTTCATTATAAGCATTTTTTATAGTATTGATATATATTTTATAATTTATAAAGTTCCGTACGTAACGCTTGTCCCTCATCTTTTTTTTATTAATATCTTCTGAAATTGAATTTACAAGCTTTTCAGTTTCACTTACGTTTAGATCCTTATTTATAATTTTATCTACTATATCTAAAAGAAGTTCTTCATCGTTTAATTTTAGAAGAGCCCTAGCATGACGCTCGCTTAAGCCCCCCTGCCTGATTTTTTGTTTAACCGATTCCGGCAGCTTTAAAATTCTCATTTTATTTGCAATAGTCGATTGTGATTTGCCCAGCTTTTCCGCCAGCTTAGTCTGGTTTAAGTTAAAATCATCGATAAGTCTTTCAAATGCCATTGCTTCCTCAATAAAATCAAGATCTTCTCTCTGAAGATTCTCAATAAGTGCCATAGCAGCAGATTCCTCTTCCTTTACCTCAATAACTACTGCGGGAATTGTTTCCATACTTAACAGTTTTACAGCTTTCAAGCGTCTTTCACCGGCTACTACTTCATAAATATCATCATAAATTTTTCTGACAGTTATAGGTTGTATAATACCATAGTTTTTTATAGATTGGCTCAACTCCTCCAAGGCTTTACCATCAAAAATTTTTCTTGGTTGATTCTTGTTAGGAATTATTTTATTAACATCTATATTGACTATATTGCTTATCAAATAACTCTCCCCCTTACACTAATGGATCTTTACTTGGTTTTCCCGCTTTTCTCGGGTATTTTGCGTTTGTTTGTTCATACTTTTCAATTATAACTATCTTTCTGACAATATCTGTGGTCGGCAAACTGACTTCCCTTACTTCTTTTATTCTTCCCCCCAATTTTTTTATGGCATTTTCAGAATCAGAAATTTCCGAGGAAATATTTTCACTTTTGTATGCGGCAAAGTAACCACCTACATTAACAAACGGAAGGCAATATTCACAAAGTATGTTTAAAGGTGCAACAGCACGGGATACGCAGATATCAAATTTCTCTCTGTATTTTTTGCTTTGGCCGTAATCTTCAGCTCTTCCGTGTATCAGTTCAACATTTTCAAGCATAAGTTCTGTTTTTACTTCATCAAGAAAGTCTATTCTTTTTCTCAAACTGTCTAAAAGAGTGACTTTGTAGCCATCATTGACAATTTTTAAAGGAAATCCAGGAAAACCACCGCCTGTACCTACATCTATAAGGCTTTTTATTTCATTTTTGCGGTTGTTTTCCAACAGTAAAATACTGTCTAAAAAATGTTTAACATAAATTTCTTCATCATCATCTATGGATGTTATATTAATTTTCTGGTTCCATTCTTTCAAAAGATCTCTATACTTTACAAATTTATTTTCAATTTCATCGTTGTATGGTATATTTAGTTGTTTAAATCCCTCTTCCAATGTTTTTATCAAGGCATTCTCCTTATTTAATCGTTATTGTAAGTCATTAAATAAATTAAAAGCACATTAATATCTGAAGGTGATACTCCCGATATCCTTGAAGCCTGGCCGATTGAATCCGGTCTGATTTTATTAAGCTTCTGCCTTGCTTCCAATCTCAGGCTCTTTACATTGTCATAGTCAATACTCTTTGGAATTCTCTTGTTTTCAAGCTTTTTAAACTGTTCTACCTGATTTATCTGCTTGGATATATATCCTTCATATTTTATGACCGTTTCTACATAATCCTTAATTTCTTTCTTTAACGGCATTCTTTCTTCATCAAGCTCAGATGTATTATCATAGTTCAATTCCACTCTTTTTATAAGCTCATACAGAGTTGTAGGCATTTTAAGCGGAACACTTCCTATTTTCTCTAATATTTTATTAACTTCAGACTTCGGAGTTATTTTTATACTCTTCAGCCTGCCAATTTCACTTTCAATTTGCATTTTCTTATTTTCATACTTTTTATATCTCTCTTCTGTCACAAGACCTATTTTATGCCCCTTTTCAGTAAGTCTTTCGTCAGCATTGTCCTGTCTTAATAAAAGCCTGTATTCCGCCCTTGACGTCATCATTCGGTAAGGTTCATTCGTTCCTTTTGTAACCAAGTCATCTATCAATACACCTATATATGCTTCCGAACGATCCAGTATAAGAGGTTCTCTCCCTTGAAGGCTCATAGAAGCGTTAATTCCGGCAATTAATCCCTGAGCAGCCGCTTCCTCATAACCGGAACTTCCGTTGACCTGTCCGGCAAAAAATAAATTTTTTATACTAATCAGTTCCAAACTTAATTTAAGCTGTGTCGGATCTATACAGTCATATTCTATTGCATATGCCGGTCTCATAATTTCTGATTTTTCAAGACCAATCATAGATCTG
Above is a window of Sedimentibacter sp. MB35-C1 DNA encoding:
- a CDS encoding ParB/RepB/Spo0J family partition protein — its product is MAAAKRKALGRGLSALIPEDLEKEDNQRIKEIDTNLICPNPNQPRKIFEQDKLDELTESIKKYGIIQPIIVRKDGDFYAIIAGERRWRACKNAGIKNIPCIVRDIENKNASEIALIENIQREDLNPIDEANAYEFVMQHYGITQEEVSNIVGKSRVYVTNIMRLSKLDEYVKNKIVSNEISAGHGRAMLSLSPDKQVAMTDKIIKDNLSVREVENLVRNSKKTRRKVYPEKDKYIVYVEEMLTERFSSKVNIKKAKNKGKIEIEYINNDDLNRILDLLKIEE
- a CDS encoding ferredoxin, whose protein sequence is MKSLEELKKLREEAIKNVEMRNSDKDIRVVVGMATCGISAGARPVLTTLVEEVAKRNLKNVQVVQTGCIGMCTYEPIVEVYAPGKEKVTYIHVNPEKAKRIVSEHLANNNIVREYTIGAE
- the nuoE gene encoding NADH-quinone oxidoreductase subunit NuoE is translated as MKGLDVKANEKQFIMLKECIDSIRDTQGVLMQTLHEAQKIFGYLPIEVQKFISHELDIPLAEVFGVATFYTQFSIEPKGKHTIGVCLGTACYVKGAQQVLDKLSKELDVAVGGTTSDNLFTLEATRCLGCCGLAPVMMIDGDVYGKLEPKKIPEILSKYKA
- a CDS encoding NADH-dependent [FeFe] hydrogenase, group A6, whose protein sequence is MDKVNVTINGIQVSVPKDYTVLMAAKEAGIDIPTLCFLKDINEVAACRVCVVEVDIKGVPMRNLPASCVLKVQDGMNVRTNTAKVRNAVRMNVELILANHNRECLTCLRNGTCELQKLCDELGIKDIEFQGEKRESKIDNLSHSIIRDASKCILCGRCVSTCRDVQGIGILDFTKRGFNTEVAPAFGYSMKDVPCVYCGQCIQACPVAALRERTYIDDVWDAIDNPDKYVVVQTAPGVRASLGEEFGYPVGTDVTGKMVAALRRLGYDKVFDTNFSADLTILEEGTELLSRVKNGGKLPMITSCSPGWIRFCEINYPDFLDNLSTCKSPQQMFGAIVKSYYAEKMGIDPEKMVCVSIMPCTSKKTEANRPEMEVDGVRDVDFSLTTRELGDMIKQARINFKNLPDEQPDSILGEYTGAGAIFGATGGVMEAALRTVADILTGKDLDDIEYKGVRGIEGVKEASVVLPIDGKDTEVKVAVAHGTANAAKVLESVKSGEKQYHFIEVMACPGGCVHGGGQSHVSAKERLEVNPKIKRADALYELDKSLPLRKSHKNPEVMKLYEEFLKEPNGHLSHKLLHTHYAKRDAYVVEQEEEFEKMLEKIK
- the noc gene encoding nucleoid occlusion protein, with protein sequence MISNIVNIDVNKIIPNKNQPRKIFDGKALEELSQSIKNYGIIQPITVRKIYDDIYEVVAGERRLKAVKLLSMETIPAVVIEVKEEESAAMALIENLQREDLDFIEEAMAFERLIDDFNLNQTKLAEKLGKSQSTIANKMRILKLPESVKQKIRQGGLSERHARALLKLNDEELLLDIVDKIINKDLNVSETEKLVNSISEDINKKKMRDKRYVRNFINYKIYINTIKNAYNEIVKTGIDAKFEQGESEDFIEIKVKIPKKSL
- the rsmG gene encoding 16S rRNA (guanine(527)-N(7))-methyltransferase RsmG, which gives rise to MIKTLEEGFKQLNIPYNDEIENKFVKYRDLLKEWNQKINITSIDDDEEIYVKHFLDSILLLENNRKNEIKSLIDVGTGGGFPGFPLKIVNDGYKVTLLDSLRKRIDFLDEVKTELMLENVELIHGRAEDYGQSKKYREKFDICVSRAVAPLNILCEYCLPFVNVGGYFAAYKSENISSEISDSENAIKKLGGRIKEVREVSLPTTDIVRKIVIIEKYEQTNAKYPRKAGKPSKDPLV
- the nuoF gene encoding NADH-quinone oxidoreductase subunit NuoF, with translation MKIFRSHVLVCGGTGCSSSKSALIRERFEEKIKEVNLDNEVQVVVTGCFGLCEEGPVVIIYPEGTFYARMTVDRVDEIVEEHLLKGRIVRKYLFDESAKNEQITPLSEVGFYKKQKRVALRNCGLINPENVQEYIARDGYMALGKVLTEMTPEEVVKLVKDSGLKGRGGAGFSTGMKWSFAAPNKADQKYVICNADEGDPGAFMDRSVLEGDPHAVLEAMAIAGYAIGATKGFIYVRAEYPIAVHRLEVAIKQAKELGLLGKNLFGTDFDFDIEIRLGAGAFVCGEETALMQSIEGKRGMSRNKPPFPANKGLWGKPTIINNVETLANVPQIVLNGPEWFRSFGTEKSPGTKVFALGGKINNTGLVEVPMGTTLKEVIYDIGGGCPNGKEFKAVQTGGPSGGCLTKDHLDIPIDYDNLIAVGSMMGSGGMIVMDEDNCMVDIARFFLDFTVDESCGKCTPCREGTKRMLEILDKITEGKGTMEDLDRLEKLAMNIKETSLCGLGQTAPNPVLSTLKYFRDEYEAHVVEKRCPSGVCQSLLKYIITMDCRGCTKCSRICPVGAIEGKVKEVHVIDQDKCIKCGSCMDACTFHAIIKK
- a CDS encoding ParA family protein encodes the protein MAKVISVFNQKGGVGKTTTNVNLCTALALKGKKVLSIDIDPQGNSTSGFGVDKNSLENTIYDVLIENFDINKIVYATEVENLDLIPSNIQLAGAEIELTNTKYREKTLKEKINLIDKSYDFIIIDCPPSLGLLSLNALTASNTVLIPIQCEYYSLEGVGQLIDTVKLVRKTLNPKLDIEGVLLNMYDGRTNLSAQVVEEVKKYFKNKVYKTVIPRNVRLAEAPSFGQPIMLYDVNSKGSEAYIKLSEELIKNN
- a CDS encoding HAD family hydrolase, which encodes MFKAAIFDLDGTLMNSAKDLERSCNYALSKFNLPKIDSQKYMLMLGLGRVKSIEIIVNEFFGSEQDEIVKKFLIYFNKFYDVHMMDNTKPFNGVIEMLDKLNSSNIITAILSNKPHNFTLKLCKHFFGNKIQLVSGLKEGYKAKPDPASLIEIINDLGLKKEECIYIGDTEVDINTAKNAGTKSLGVTWGFRSRESLEREEADYIASDISEMTDIILS